A section of the Chlorocebus sabaeus isolate Y175 chromosome 17, mChlSab1.0.hap1, whole genome shotgun sequence genome encodes:
- the TRIM27 gene encoding zinc finger protein RFP isoform X2, whose translation MASGSVAECLQQETTCPVCLQYFAEPMMLDCGHNICCACLARCWGTAETNVSCPQCRETFPQRHMRPNRHLANVTQLVKQLRTERPSGPGGEMGVCEKHREPLKLYCEEDQMPICVVCDRSREHRGHSVLPLEEAVEGFKEQIQNQLDHLKRVKDLKKRRRAQGEQARAELLDIGDTLSRAERIRIPEPWITPPDLQEKIHIFAQKCLFLTESLKQFTEKMQSDMEKIQELREAQLYSVDVTLDPDTAYPSLILSDNLRQVRYSYLQQDLPDNPERFNLFPCVLGSPCFIAGRHYWEVEVGDKAKWTIGVCEDSVCRKGGVTSAPQNGFWAVSLWYGKEYWALTSPMTALPLRTPLQRVGIFLDYDAGEVSFYNVTERCHTFTFSHATFCGPVRPYFSLSYSGGKSAAPLIICPMSGIDGFSGHVGNHGHSMETSP comes from the exons ATGGCCTCCGGGAGCGTGGCCGAGTGCCTGCAGCAGGAGACCACCTGCCCCGTGTGCCTGCAGTACTTCGCAGAGCCCATGATGCTCGACTGCGGCCATAACATCTGTTGCGCGTGCCTCGCCCGCTGCTGGGGCACGGCAGAGACTAACGTGTCGTGCCCGCAGTGCCGGGAGACCTTCCCGCAGAGGCACATGCGGCCCAACCGGCACCTGGCCAACGTGACCCAGCTGGTGAAGCAGCTGCGCACCGAGCGGCCGTCGGGGCCCGGCGGCGAGATGGGCGTGTGCGAGAAGCACCGCGAGCCCCTGAAGCTCTACTGCGAGGAGGACCAGATGCCCATCTGCGTGGTGTGCGACCGCTCCCGCGAGCACCGCGGCCACAGCGTGCTGCCGCTCGAGGAGGCAGTAGAGGGCTTCAAG GAGCAAATCCAGAACCAGCTTGACCATTTAAAAAGAGTGAAAGATTTAAAGAAGAGACGTCGGGCCCAAGGGGAACAGGCACGAGCTGAACTCTTG GACATTGGGGACACATTGAGCAG ggcTGAAAGAATCAGGATTCCTGAACCTTGGATCACGCCTCCAGATTTGCAAGAGAAAATCCACATTTTTGCCCAAAAATGTCTATTCTTGACGGAGAGTCTAAAGCAGTTCACAG aaaaaatgCAGTCAGATATGGAGAAAATCCAAG aATTAAGAGAGGCTCAGTTATACTCAG TGGACGTGACTCTGGACCCAGACACGGCCTACCCCAGCCTGATCCTCTCTGACAATCTGCGGCAAGTGCGGTACAGTTACCTCCAACAGGACCTGCCTGACAACCCCGAGCGGTTCAATCTGTTTCCCTGTGTCTTGGGCTCTCCATGCTTCATCGCTGGGAGACATtattgggaggtagaggtgggagatAAAGCCAAGTGGACCATAGGTGTCTGTGAAGACTCAGTGTGCAGAAAAGGTGGAGTAACCTCAGCCCCCCAGAATGGATTCTGGGCAGTGTCTTTGTGGTATGGGAAAGAATATTGGGCTCTTACCTCCCCAATGACTGCCCTCCCCCTGCGGACCCCGCTTCAGCGGGTGGGGATTTTCTTGGACTATGATGCTGGCGAGGTCTCCTTCTACAACGTGACAGAGAGGTGTCACACTTTCACTTTCTCTCATGCTACCTTTTGTGGGCCTGTCCGGCCGTACTTCAGTCTGAGTTACTCGGGAGGGAAAAGCGCAGCTCCTCTGATCATCTGCCCCATGAGTGGGATAGATGGGTTTTCTGGCCATGTTGGGAATCATGGTCATTCCATGGAGACCTCCCCTTGA
- the TRIM27 gene encoding zinc finger protein RFP isoform X1, producing MASGSVAECLQQETTCPVCLQYFAEPMMLDCGHNICCACLARCWGTAETNVSCPQCRETFPQRHMRPNRHLANVTQLVKQLRTERPSGPGGEMGVCEKHREPLKLYCEEDQMPICVVCDRSREHRGHSVLPLEEAVEGFKEQIQNQLDHLKRVKDLKKRRRAQGEQARAELLSLTQMEREKIVWEFEQLYHSLKEHEYRLLARLEELDLAIYNSINGAITQFSCNISHLSSLIAQLEEKQQQPTRELLQDIGDTLSRAERIRIPEPWITPPDLQEKIHIFAQKCLFLTESLKQFTEKMQSDMEKIQELREAQLYSVDVTLDPDTAYPSLILSDNLRQVRYSYLQQDLPDNPERFNLFPCVLGSPCFIAGRHYWEVEVGDKAKWTIGVCEDSVCRKGGVTSAPQNGFWAVSLWYGKEYWALTSPMTALPLRTPLQRVGIFLDYDAGEVSFYNVTERCHTFTFSHATFCGPVRPYFSLSYSGGKSAAPLIICPMSGIDGFSGHVGNHGHSMETSP from the exons ATGGCCTCCGGGAGCGTGGCCGAGTGCCTGCAGCAGGAGACCACCTGCCCCGTGTGCCTGCAGTACTTCGCAGAGCCCATGATGCTCGACTGCGGCCATAACATCTGTTGCGCGTGCCTCGCCCGCTGCTGGGGCACGGCAGAGACTAACGTGTCGTGCCCGCAGTGCCGGGAGACCTTCCCGCAGAGGCACATGCGGCCCAACCGGCACCTGGCCAACGTGACCCAGCTGGTGAAGCAGCTGCGCACCGAGCGGCCGTCGGGGCCCGGCGGCGAGATGGGCGTGTGCGAGAAGCACCGCGAGCCCCTGAAGCTCTACTGCGAGGAGGACCAGATGCCCATCTGCGTGGTGTGCGACCGCTCCCGCGAGCACCGCGGCCACAGCGTGCTGCCGCTCGAGGAGGCAGTAGAGGGCTTCAAG GAGCAAATCCAGAACCAGCTTGACCATTTAAAAAGAGTGAAAGATTTAAAGAAGAGACGTCGGGCCCAAGGGGAACAGGCACGAGCTGAACTCTTG AGCCTAACCCAGATGGAGAGGGAGAAGATTGTTTGGGAGTTTGAGCAGCTGTATCACTCCTTAAAGGAGCATGAATATCGCCTCCTGGCCCGTCTTGAGGAGCTAGACTTGGCCATCTACAATAGCATCAATGGTGCCATCACCCAGTTCTCTTGCaacatctcccacctcagcagccTGATCGCTCAGCtagaagagaagcagcagcagcccaCCAGGGAGCTCCTGCAG GACATTGGGGACACATTGAGCAG ggcTGAAAGAATCAGGATTCCTGAACCTTGGATCACGCCTCCAGATTTGCAAGAGAAAATCCACATTTTTGCCCAAAAATGTCTATTCTTGACGGAGAGTCTAAAGCAGTTCACAG aaaaaatgCAGTCAGATATGGAGAAAATCCAAG aATTAAGAGAGGCTCAGTTATACTCAG TGGACGTGACTCTGGACCCAGACACGGCCTACCCCAGCCTGATCCTCTCTGACAATCTGCGGCAAGTGCGGTACAGTTACCTCCAACAGGACCTGCCTGACAACCCCGAGCGGTTCAATCTGTTTCCCTGTGTCTTGGGCTCTCCATGCTTCATCGCTGGGAGACATtattgggaggtagaggtgggagatAAAGCCAAGTGGACCATAGGTGTCTGTGAAGACTCAGTGTGCAGAAAAGGTGGAGTAACCTCAGCCCCCCAGAATGGATTCTGGGCAGTGTCTTTGTGGTATGGGAAAGAATATTGGGCTCTTACCTCCCCAATGACTGCCCTCCCCCTGCGGACCCCGCTTCAGCGGGTGGGGATTTTCTTGGACTATGATGCTGGCGAGGTCTCCTTCTACAACGTGACAGAGAGGTGTCACACTTTCACTTTCTCTCATGCTACCTTTTGTGGGCCTGTCCGGCCGTACTTCAGTCTGAGTTACTCGGGAGGGAAAAGCGCAGCTCCTCTGATCATCTGCCCCATGAGTGGGATAGATGGGTTTTCTGGCCATGTTGGGAATCATGGTCATTCCATGGAGACCTCCCCTTGA